A stretch of Aureispira sp. CCB-E DNA encodes these proteins:
- a CDS encoding PKD domain-containing protein, whose product MKTATWFYLVFFLFCSCLIQAQPIVNLGPDTTVCGNSLMLDAGNTGATFLWNTGATTQNLMATASGTYWVDVTDVSGTTRDSIEVILVAPPNFITQPNDTTLCGGLINLAASADAGSISWIGSLGSIISLGDNLIYELLDTTTLYYQAVYIDTVGRTFAQGGSSYPSVSRAIIFNVNESIRLNSVMIDINNGPFTADIELEDNTGTVISSKSISYNTAGRYEVFLGFDIPIGTNYRLYMRNISGGGVHSLFPYNNWASDHNYGFIELTNSTDPTVYPIFWEWKVTKLDGCNSLVDSVILNMLPTPIVNLGEDTTLCGGNITIDATNIGTGFTYLWNTGNMTSSLTTDSTGVYAVTISSGGSCLVSDSIGIVINTKPIVQSIADTSICKGVRTIATTTNVGLVTWTDLLGRIVGIGDTLSYEVMDTTTLYYQAVYIDTIGRTFAQGGSSYPSVSRAIIFNVNELIRLNSVMIDINNGPFTADIELEDNTGTVISSKSISYNTAGRYEVFLGFDIPIGTNYRLYMRNISGGGVYSLFPYNNWASDHNYGFIELTNSTDPTVYPIFWEWKVTKLDGCNSNIDTFTLNALPTPVVNLGSDTTLCEDTLTLDATNVGGGYTYQWNTSAITPNIQASTTGIYKVTVSVGGNCSVEDSISLLVNSQPTILQGPTNMMSLCRKIYSLVANSNVGEIRWIDKLGNTIALEDTLTYELLDTTTLYYQAVYVDTIGRTFAQGGSSYPSVSRAIIFNVNESIRLNSVMIDINNGPFTADIELEDNTGTVISSKSISYNTAGRYEVFLDFDIPIGTNYRLYMRNISGGGVYSLFPYNNWASDHNYGFIELTNSTDPTVYPIFWEWKITKLDGCNSLVDSVVLNMLPTPTIELGPDTILCGGGITLDATNAGAGYQYIWNTADTTPTIQAITSNLYQVTVSFGGSCSIVDSLNVVINERPTFLQSPNDTTLCGGLYTLNTTTNVGVTKWTAVTGETLGYGNTLSYNLQDTTTLFYQASYFDTIGRTFTQGGSSYPTVSGRGIIFDVLEPIDLNSVHINIDNGPFSATIELEDATGTLIAAKNISYLSAGVYEVFLDFNIPVGVDYTLYLRNVSGGGVLTLFPYSDWANDHDYGFVKLKNATDPTVYPAFWEWKVTLMNEVCASEVDSVLLNMLPTPLINLQEDTVVCNDSIVLDVFFPNATYNWSLGGINTSSILVTQEGIYSVTSTIGTCSNKDTINVFLAPEPTVNLISSDTSTCVGEIPRLATGADFVKWYTEPVGGNYLGNGSLFMYDAQVSDTIWCTGQNFANKVYTEGLVDTFVSNQTAYFFPNQIRGLVFDVQEDLLLKEVTMYINQTSFIGTIELWDANNVVLYTQPIVLTDLGKNIISLGFTIPVGVDYKLMLTDYNTIPILSEFPYTGFPINGDFLTIKSGIPFSSVYQYFYNWNVQGLSCPTDRIPSVVEVLPTPNIDFPTDSIICGDTLVLDASSLGLQSYQWSTGETTSSIILDSTTTITLEGSIGICTDEDSMNVFIVEPPSLIIPPNDTTVCQGNMTFYATGNAAYYAWYNSETSATPFALGDSVVVNLQDTTTLWVEGIGFIPKSEPLGEQYNPNSNLNVWGTPQLSVYPTRGMTFTVNSPILLNSVAIYVDTVTTATLTIYKTGFPYYTQQLSLTNAGENVVQIDTLLENGSYSIELSNKSAGRILFLSPYTNLAQLNANASEITFTGSVPLASQYVYFFNWKISTPSCATNRLPINITVPPSPSITLTADTATCTLGSITLDPIQNNNPAYTYAWSGGSSSDTLAVNSSGYYRVTVTNDGVCSSVKDIYVQFLSTPNASVVSDLDICAPQDIALSVPTSDGIVVWYDSSDLNTVSYLTAPYNVYVGDTTDFWIDVAPKATTRIGKQAYDNPNESSAYLNFIIANRFDVHEYAVLDSVAIYVETAPAVANVVLMDSSGNTINTVSYTVTKAKEKVFLPLNFLIPPGENYQLSFSSINSLFLVDRSPITAPSSSANIATLTGTIFSDYSYFFDWHFSYAYPDCHSVGDTFTVNVSMPVDIPDSIYTCDSVTIDASHPNIVSYNWSNGLTSGVTTFNNAGTYTLTITDGALCTVIDTVIITQPMPVGLPLGNAACDFQLSTNYSLNNASFSWNTGDTTDVITIPSTGIYAVTVTTGEGCMLVDTAYISQIISPPAPNLGNFVSACYTDTLDAGYGGQGMTYLWNTGEISQTIIVNTAGIYAVTVTHPLGCAGTDFVSVTIDTAPKAAFSVTKSGRTVLMNNMSTGTNQAVDYFWEMGDGTTYQIPNPFHTYTDSGCYIIRLTVTDACGSDTDTLRVPVDVPDSVCTVAINTIASSLNGIDLDIIPNPNSGTFLLQLSEPLQEKTEVQLYDLNGRIVHTQELPLSTQTNWKIQVEDLPTGVYFLRLLNPKQSQTHRVLILRE is encoded by the coding sequence TAGTATTTTTTCTTTTCTGTTCCTGCCTAATTCAGGCACAACCCATTGTTAATTTAGGACCAGACACAACGGTTTGTGGCAATAGCTTGATGTTAGATGCTGGAAATACAGGTGCTACATTTTTGTGGAACACAGGAGCAACCACGCAAAATTTAATGGCTACTGCCTCTGGAACGTATTGGGTAGATGTAACAGATGTGTCGGGAACTACTCGTGATAGTATTGAGGTGATTTTGGTTGCACCACCTAATTTTATAACGCAGCCTAATGATACAACTTTGTGTGGTGGTCTAATTAACTTAGCAGCAAGTGCAGATGCAGGTAGTATTAGCTGGATTGGAAGTCTAGGAAGTATTATTAGTCTAGGGGATAATCTTATATATGAACTCCTAGATACAACGACACTTTATTACCAAGCGGTATATATAGATACAGTAGGTCGAACCTTTGCTCAAGGGGGAAGTAGTTATCCTAGTGTTAGTCGAGCAATTATTTTTAATGTCAATGAATCAATTCGTCTAAATAGTGTAATGATAGACATTAATAATGGACCTTTCACAGCAGATATAGAGTTAGAGGATAATACAGGGACTGTAATAAGCAGCAAAAGTATTAGTTACAATACAGCAGGAAGGTATGAGGTGTTTTTAGGTTTTGATATTCCAATCGGTACAAATTACAGATTGTATATGCGAAATATAAGTGGAGGAGGGGTACATTCATTATTTCCATATAATAATTGGGCATCTGATCATAATTATGGCTTTATAGAATTGACCAACTCTACAGATCCAACGGTCTATCCTATTTTTTGGGAATGGAAAGTTACTAAGCTGGACGGTTGTAACTCTTTGGTAGATTCTGTTATTTTAAATATGCTACCGACTCCAATCGTAAATCTTGGAGAGGATACGACTTTATGTGGTGGAAATATCACTATAGATGCAACTAATATAGGTACAGGGTTTACTTATTTATGGAATACAGGTAATATGACTTCTTCTCTTACGACTGACTCTACGGGAGTGTATGCTGTTACAATATCTTCAGGAGGAAGTTGTCTAGTATCAGATAGTATTGGTATTGTTATAAATACAAAACCTATTGTGCAAAGTATAGCAGATACGAGTATTTGTAAAGGTGTTCGCACTATAGCTACTACTACGAATGTTGGTCTAGTGACTTGGACAGATTTATTAGGTAGAATAGTTGGGATAGGAGATACATTGTCTTATGAAGTAATGGATACAACGACACTTTATTACCAAGCGGTATATATAGATACAATAGGTCGAACCTTTGCTCAAGGGGGAAGTAGTTATCCTAGTGTTAGTCGAGCAATTATTTTTAATGTCAATGAATTAATTCGTCTAAATAGTGTAATGATAGACATTAATAATGGACCTTTCACAGCAGATATAGAGTTAGAGGATAATACAGGGACTGTAATAAGCAGCAAAAGTATTAGTTATAATACAGCAGGAAGGTATGAGGTGTTTTTAGGTTTTGATATTCCAATCGGTACAAATTACAGATTGTATATGCGAAATATAAGTGGAGGAGGGGTATATTCATTATTTCCATATAATAATTGGGCATCTGATCATAATTATGGCTTTATAGAATTGACCAACTCTACAGATCCAACGGTCTATCCTATTTTTTGGGAATGGAAAGTTACTAAACTGGACGGTTGTAATTCTAATATAGATACTTTCACTCTAAATGCTTTACCTACTCCTGTAGTCAATTTAGGATCTGATACAACATTGTGTGAAGACACATTGACGCTAGATGCTACTAATGTTGGAGGAGGTTATACATATCAATGGAATACGTCAGCTATTACACCAAATATTCAGGCATCTACTACTGGAATTTATAAAGTTACAGTTAGTGTAGGTGGTAATTGTTCTGTAGAAGATAGTATATCACTGCTTGTGAACTCTCAACCAACGATTTTGCAAGGACCAACTAACATGATGTCTTTATGTAGAAAAATATATAGTTTGGTTGCTAACTCAAATGTAGGAGAGATTCGTTGGATAGATAAATTAGGAAATACAATCGCTTTGGAAGATACATTAACTTATGAATTACTAGATACGACGACACTTTATTACCAAGCGGTATATGTAGATACAATAGGTCGAACCTTTGCTCAAGGGGGGAGTAGTTATCCTAGTGTTAGTCGAGCAATTATTTTTAATGTCAATGAATCAATTCGCCTGAATAGTGTAATGATAGACATTAATAATGGACCTTTCACAGCAGATATAGAGTTAGAGGATAATACAGGGACTGTAATAAGCAGCAAAAGTATTAGTTACAATACAGCAGGAAGGTATGAAGTATTTTTAGATTTTGATATTCCAATTGGTACAAATTACAGATTGTATATGCGAAATATAAGTGGAGGGGGGGTATATTCATTATTTCCATATAATAATTGGGCATCTGATCATAATTATGGCTTTATAGAATTGACCAATTCCACAGATCCAACGGTCTATCCTATTTTTTGGGAATGGAAAATTACTAAACTGGACGGTTGTAACTCTTTGGTAGATTCTGTTGTTTTAAATATGTTACCGACTCCAACTATAGAATTAGGTCCAGATACAATTTTATGTGGTGGTGGTATTACATTAGACGCGACCAATGCAGGTGCAGGATACCAATATATTTGGAATACAGCAGATACAACACCTACAATCCAAGCTATAACGTCCAACTTGTATCAAGTAACAGTTAGTTTTGGAGGAAGTTGCTCAATTGTAGATAGTTTGAATGTCGTAATAAATGAACGCCCAACCTTCTTGCAATCTCCAAATGACACAACATTATGTGGCGGATTATATACATTAAATACAACAACTAATGTAGGTGTAACAAAATGGACTGCAGTAACAGGGGAAACATTAGGGTATGGAAATACTTTAAGCTATAATTTACAAGATACTACAACTTTGTTTTATCAAGCTAGTTACTTTGATACAATAGGGCGAACTTTTACACAGGGGGGAAGTAGTTACCCTACTGTTAGTGGGCGAGGGATTATTTTTGATGTATTAGAACCTATTGACTTGAATAGTGTTCATATAAATATTGACAATGGACCATTTTCAGCAACAATAGAATTGGAAGATGCTACAGGAACACTCATTGCCGCTAAAAATATTTCTTATTTGTCAGCAGGTGTTTATGAGGTGTTTTTAGATTTTAATATACCAGTAGGAGTAGATTATACATTGTATTTAAGAAATGTCTCAGGTGGTGGAGTGTTAACTTTATTTCCATATAGTGATTGGGCAAATGATCATGATTATGGTTTTGTTAAATTAAAAAATGCTACAGACCCAACCGTCTATCCTGCTTTTTGGGAGTGGAAAGTAACCTTGATGAATGAAGTTTGTGCCTCGGAAGTTGATTCTGTATTACTAAATATGTTGCCTACCCCATTGATTAATCTACAAGAAGATACAGTGGTTTGTAATGATTCTATTGTATTGGATGTCTTTTTTCCAAATGCTACTTATAATTGGAGTTTGGGAGGGATAAATACAAGCTCTATTTTAGTTACACAGGAAGGAATATATAGTGTAACTTCCACCATAGGCACCTGTTCTAATAAGGATACTATTAATGTATTTCTTGCACCAGAACCAACTGTTAACCTTATTTCCTCTGATACATCAACTTGTGTTGGTGAAATACCTAGATTGGCAACAGGAGCAGATTTCGTAAAATGGTATACAGAACCTGTAGGAGGAAATTATTTAGGAAATGGAAGCTTATTTATGTATGATGCACAAGTTTCAGATACAATATGGTGTACAGGACAAAACTTTGCTAACAAAGTATACACAGAGGGATTGGTTGATACATTTGTGTCGAACCAAACAGCATACTTCTTTCCGAATCAAATTCGAGGGTTGGTGTTTGATGTTCAAGAAGACCTTTTACTTAAAGAGGTGACAATGTACATTAATCAAACTTCCTTTATTGGAACTATTGAGTTGTGGGATGCCAATAATGTAGTTCTTTATACTCAACCTATTGTATTGACCGATTTAGGCAAGAATATAATTTCACTTGGTTTTACAATTCCAGTAGGAGTCGATTACAAATTGATGTTAACAGATTATAACACGATTCCTATTTTATCAGAATTTCCATACACAGGCTTTCCTATCAATGGAGATTTTTTAACCATAAAATCAGGTATTCCATTCTCTTCTGTCTATCAATATTTTTACAACTGGAATGTTCAAGGACTTAGTTGCCCAACAGATCGTATACCAAGTGTTGTAGAAGTATTGCCAACACCGAATATTGATTTTCCAACAGATAGTATTATTTGTGGTGATACGTTAGTTTTAGATGCAAGTTCTTTAGGATTACAATCGTATCAATGGAGTACAGGAGAAACAACCTCCTCGATTATTTTGGATAGCACCACTACAATTACTTTAGAAGGCTCAATTGGCATTTGTACTGATGAAGATAGTATGAATGTATTTATTGTCGAGCCACCGAGTTTGATTATTCCTCCGAATGATACCACTGTTTGTCAAGGGAATATGACCTTCTATGCTACTGGTAATGCAGCCTATTATGCTTGGTACAACTCAGAAACAAGTGCTACTCCATTTGCTTTGGGCGATTCTGTAGTTGTTAATCTGCAAGACACGACTACTTTATGGGTAGAAGGGATTGGATTTATTCCAAAATCAGAACCTTTAGGAGAACAATACAACCCTAATTCGAACCTTAATGTATGGGGAACACCTCAATTAAGTGTTTATCCTACTAGAGGAATGACCTTTACAGTTAATTCCCCTATATTATTGAATTCTGTTGCTATTTATGTTGATACGGTAACTACAGCAACATTGACAATTTACAAAACAGGATTCCCATATTATACTCAACAACTCAGCTTGACGAATGCAGGAGAGAATGTGGTTCAAATAGATACCTTGCTAGAAAATGGAAGTTATTCTATAGAATTAAGCAACAAATCGGCAGGAAGGATTTTATTCCTTTCTCCTTACACCAATTTAGCGCAACTCAATGCAAACGCTTCGGAAATTACCTTCACTGGTTCTGTTCCCTTGGCTTCTCAATATGTATATTTCTTTAATTGGAAAATTTCGACGCCATCTTGTGCAACGAATCGTTTACCGATTAATATAACTGTTCCTCCATCTCCTTCCATTACACTGACAGCAGATACGGCAACATGTACATTGGGAAGTATTACTTTAGATCCTATACAGAACAATAACCCAGCCTATACTTATGCTTGGAGTGGAGGAAGTTCTAGTGATACGTTAGCCGTTAATTCTTCAGGATATTATCGGGTAACGGTAACCAATGATGGTGTCTGTTCGTCGGTAAAAGATATTTACGTACAGTTTTTATCAACTCCGAATGCGTCAGTAGTTAGTGATTTAGATATATGTGCACCACAAGATATAGCACTTTCAGTACCTACTTCAGATGGTATTGTAGTTTGGTATGACTCTAGTGATTTGAACACTGTTTCTTACCTAACAGCACCTTATAATGTTTATGTAGGAGATACAACCGATTTTTGGATAGATGTAGCTCCAAAGGCAACTACTCGAATAGGAAAACAAGCCTATGATAACCCTAACGAGTCAAGTGCGTATTTGAATTTTATTATTGCCAATCGCTTTGATGTTCATGAATATGCAGTTCTAGATTCTGTTGCGATTTATGTAGAAACAGCGCCAGCTGTTGCTAATGTTGTCCTAATGGACTCCTCTGGAAATACAATTAATACGGTTAGTTATACTGTTACAAAAGCTAAAGAAAAAGTATTTCTTCCTTTGAATTTTTTAATTCCACCAGGGGAGAATTACCAACTAAGTTTTTCTAGTATCAATAGCTTATTCCTAGTTGATCGCAGCCCAATCACAGCCCCTTCTTCTAGTGCTAATATTGCTACGTTGACGGGAACAATTTTCAGCGACTATAGTTATTTCTTTGATTGGCACTTTAGTTATGCTTATCCTGATTGCCATTCTGTTGGAGATACATTTACGGTTAATGTTAGTATGCCAGTAGATATACCTGATTCAATTTACACTTGTGATTCTGTGACCATAGATGCCAGCCATCCGAATATAGTTTCTTATAATTGGAGTAATGGTTTAACCTCAGGTGTTACTACATTTAACAATGCTGGAACTTATACGTTGACGATAACAGATGGGGCGCTGTGTACCGTAATAGATACTGTAATAATCACACAACCCATGCCCGTAGGATTGCCTTTAGGAAATGCAGCCTGTGATTTTCAGTTAAGTACCAACTACAGTCTGAACAATGCTTCTTTCTCTTGGAATACAGGAGATACGACGGATGTTATTACAATTCCAAGTACTGGAATATATGCTGTGACTGTAACTACAGGTGAAGGATGTATGTTGGTAGATACAGCCTATATATCGCAGATCATAAGCCCTCCAGCACCTAATTTAGGTAACTTTGTATCTGCTTGTTATACAGATACATTAGATGCAGGATATGGTGGGCAAGGAATGACGTATTTATGGAATACGGGGGAAATATCACAGACAATCATTGTCAATACCGCAGGAATTTATGCTGTTACAGTAACTCATCCACTGGGCTGTGCAGGGACAGATTTTGTATCGGTGACAATAGATACAGCACCTAAAGCAGCCTTTTCTGTTACTAAGAGTGGTCGCACCGTATTGATGAATAATATGTCAACAGGAACCAATCAAGCAGTAGACTATTTCTGGGAAATGGGAGATGGAACAACCTATCAAATTCCAAATCCATTTCATACATATACAGATTCAGGTTGTTATATTATTCGCTTGACAGTGACCGATGCTTGTGGCTCTGATACCGATACTTTGAGAGTTCCAGTTGATGTCCCAGATAGTGTTTGTACTGTTGCCATTAATACAATAGCTTCCTCGCTCAATGGAATTGATTTGGACATTATACCGAATCCAAACTCTGGAACATTTTTATTGCAGTTATCTGAGCCTCTTCAGGAAAAAACAGAAGTGCAACTTTACGATTTGAATGGTCGAATAGTCCATACACAAGAATTGCCATTATCTACTCAGACAAATTGGAAAATTCAAGTGGAAGACTTGCCTACAGGAGTTTATTTCTTACGGTTGTTAAATCCAAAACAGAGTCAAACACATCGTGTGCTTATTCTTCGGGAATAA